The following nucleotide sequence is from Candidatus Neomarinimicrobiota bacterium.
TTGTCTTAGATGGTGAAGTCGAACTTGAATTTGTCGATGTAGAAGGCCCCGGTGGTTTTAAAAATCAGGATCTGACCTATCAAAAGGTCAAAAATCGTAGTCCTCACATGCGTATCGATAAGGCTATCCTGGGACTCAGAGTTAATTATAGTGAGAATTTGTATTACAAATTTGAACTTCGCTTTGGTGATGATAGAGCTAAGGTTGATATTCACTATGCCAGACTGAAAATCCCTTCTATAAATACCCGATTCGAAATGGGAAAAAATAAACCCATGGTTGCCACCAAGAGACGGTCAGAGGGAATGCCACTGATTGGTACTGCCTTTTGGAAGGGTAGAGAGTATCACATTACCTCGAAAACAAAAGTTGAGTTGGGAAATATTGGCGTCACTGGAGAATTTTCATTTGCGATGAAAAGACCCCTTGGTACGGACGATGCTGCTGAGGATAAATCATTCAAGATGCTGGTCTATGATGACTATGATCCAAAAAATGGTCAAACCTTTGAATATGGTGCAGCACTGGGCTTAAATGCCTATGGATTAACGGCTGAAGGCTGGTACTACACTGGAAAGCTAATTGACGATTTCGACTGGAAAACCTCACTGGGATTCTTGCCAGGTTATGACGATGTTGCTGATCAATATGGTGATGAGGACGATTTAACTCACTGGTGGTATGGTGGTCGCCTGACCATGGATCTTAATGCAGTCCGTCTTAGAACAGAATATATCAGTGCCATGGATGGCTTGCTACCCCGGAACGGTTATTATGCTGAAGGATCGTATCGAATCAACCTGAATAATGGTGCAAACCTTGAACCTATAATCAGGTATGGTGTATTAAATGTTGATCGACACCCACCAGTGCTTGGTGATCCGGCAACCTGGGATCGAAATATGACCACAATCGCTCTCTTAAGCAGACTCAACAGCTATTTGACCTTAAAGCTCGAGTATTATATATTAAATGAAGTAACTGGAGGCTCTGTGCAAACTGACGAAGTAACAGGCATTACGGTTGACAACAGTCTCGTTAATGATGACCAAATGCTGCTTCAGATAAATTTTGAATTTTAGTAGATGAGAACTAGACGGTTGAATCATATGTCAACCGCGAATCAAATAAAACAAATCGTGTGCTACACGAAAAAAAGAAAGGTGTTACTATGAACAAGTTACTCAAAGTTCTTATGTCCATGATGTTGATCCTTGGATTAATGGCATTTATTGGATGTGAGGAAACAGAAGACATCGAAGTTACTTATGATAGTTTCGATATTCAGACAGTCATGACACTAGATGCAGGGGCAGATGCTAATGCTGAGATTGTGCGCATGGTACCTGGGTCAGATGATCAAGCAGTATTTGTATCATCAGCTATAGGCAGACTAACGGTTATTGATTACACATCAACAAGTTTCTCATTCGGATCAACCTATGATCTGGATCCAGGTTCAGCTACAGCTGAGATGACTTCCATTGATGTTTCACCTGTGATTGATGGCGAAAACTACGTTGCTGTCTGTGTCGCAGAAACCGATTGTGCCAAAGGAAAGATCATGTTTGTCAAGCTCTCCGATGGGTCCATTGTAAAGGAAGTTGAAGTTGGGTACAATCCCGATGGAACTGCCTTTACCAAGAATGGTTCACACCTCATCGTTGCCTGTGAGGATGATCGTGAAGATCGTCCCTGTAAACCAGCAGACCGTTTAGGTGGCAGTGTATCTATCATTAGTCTGGCTAATGGTGTCGCCAATGCGACACTGGTCCAGGACTATCTTGTCAATTGGGATGATGAATCCGAACCAGAACACTGTGAAACATCTTCAGACGGAACCGTCATTGTTTCCGTTCAGGAAACAAGTCAGATCATGATTTTTAATGTAGCTGATGCTCCATTAGAAGCCAGCGATATCACAATCGTTGATCTTCCAGATGATGGTGCTGCTGGTGATGAGGCTATTGAAGCTGAACCAGACGGACTGTTTATTTCCCCTGATGGAAGTATGGCCCTTACTTCCAATGAAAGAAATGGCACATTCCAGATGATGAGTTTGCCTGATGGAACCCTTTATGGAAATCCATATATCATTGAAGCTGACATTCCTGCCCCACCATATAACATCGATGCAAGAAAAGCCAAAAAACGCACAGAGCCTGAAGAATGTTCCTTGGTTGAACAGGACGGCAAACTATATGCTATTTTTGCTTTGCAGGAAAGTCATGGAGTTATTGTCTATGATGTAACCGACCCTGAAAATCCAGTCTTTGATTCCATCGCTCCAGCTGGTAATCTTGATATTGATTGTTGTGAAGATAACGGCGTTGGTGATGTTGGAATGGAAAAAAGTAACATCGGATCAGAAGGTCTAGGAATGCACCAGACCAATGGTATTGCCTTTTCCGCTAATGAACGTCAAGGTACTATCACGATGTTTACAGCTGCTTGGGCTCGTTAATTGGAGCTTTAGCTGCTGTTGTTTAATAATGATCAGCCCGGATAATCCGGGCTGATCTGTTTTTAGGCCAAATTAGAACCAAATGTTATAAATCGGAGATAGAGGATATTGCCGTGCCTGGATTAAAATATTTTTTAACGCGAATCACGATAGTAAGCCTGGCTTTTCTCATTGGTTGCACAGCAGGTACAGAAGTGGTTGTACAAAAGCAGCATTTGAAACCCCTGCAAATATTCCCTGCTTTCCAAAATGGGTATGGATCAGGAATGGATCAACTTGCTCAACCTGATGACGTTGAAATCCAAAAGAATGGCAATGTAATTATCACTGATGTGGACAATAACCGCATTCAGTATTTTAACCAGGTGGGGAAGCTGCTATGTTCAATTGATACATCCACACTTGGTTTGAAGGATGTGGAAATTATACCTACTGGGATTAGCAGTGATGGTCAGGGATTTATCTATGTCACTATGGAAGGAATTGGCAGAATTGCCCGCTTTACAGAAGAAATGAAATTTGATCAGTTTATCGGTCGCCAGGGAAAAATAACTGCTGAGCAATATTATCTACCAGAGAATGATGGGGTGTTAATTAAGCCCCAGGGTATCATTGTCTCTGAATCCGGGGATGTTTTTGTTATAGACATGGCCAAAAAAGTCTTCAAAAAAGAAGGCGTTCGTAATTTCGGTTTCCGGAAATTTAAGAAAGTCCAAAAAGCAGATAGCACGTATTTCGTTTATGATAAAGACTTTGCTGCATCCCAGGAGATCACCACCATCATGCGCAAAAGCGAGGGGATGGCTATTTCTGAGGAACGTAACTTGTTGCTCATAGCGGAAGAAAAACCCAGCAAAGATCAATTCGGTAATTCACAAAAAATGAGATACATCGGTGTGTTTGATCTCACCACTGGTAAATTCAAGAATCGCCTCATTGGAGTCACCCTGGCGGATGGGCAGATCATTGATGGTACAACAGATGAGTCTATCGAAGGCCTTAGTGTTTTTAGTGACTATCTCTTTGCTGTGGCTGAAAAAGCGGGTCGGGTTGACTGCTATGACATTGATACTGGGGAAAGACTAACCCACTTTGGTAGCAGAGCACCCTTTTACTGTGACGATGAATCCGACTGCATCAGCGATGGTGTAAATTACAATGAGCAATCCATTATTGCCGGTACAGCCCAGGTGCATCTCCTCAACAATTGGCGCAAAAATGAGTTGGCCTCGCCTGATGGCGTTTGTTCCATTCAACTTGACAATGGCCAAAACCGTTTAGCTGTTGTGGACCAATGGAATTCCCGTATTTTGATGTATGATCTGGATGATGTACTGAAGCAAAAATAATAAGTTGCGCCAGGAATTACAAAGAATTGGAGGCAGCAGACCTATTCCAGAGGATAGATGCTCAACCAATCATAGCAGTAACCTTGAAATTCAATGATTAATAGACGTAATACCACGCCTGAACCAAGCAGCAACCAATGAAAAGCCCCCTGCTGACCCTGTTCCTGATTCTGAATCTGCTTGCCTGCGAAGAACAGCCAGTTACCATACCGGATCCCATTATTCAGGTCGAGACTACCCGCCACTTGCAAGGGTATCCAATCCATTTCACAGCCGAGCTTCCTGCGAACGTGAATCTGGATGACCTGGACTTTATTTGGGGTTTTACAGATGGTCAAACTGCCCGGGGAATAGAAGTCAGTCACATCTATTCTGAGCCCGGAACCTATCAGGTTGTTTTAACCATAATCGGAGAGAAATCATCAAAATCGAATTCGAATATGATTACTATTGAACCTTCTCTGGAGTTGATTGAAAGTTACTCCTTGGATGTTGATGAACCTTCCGGTCTCTCTTTCGGCCTTGATAATAGGACTCTATGGACGGTAAGTGATAAATCAGGACAGGTAGTTCACCTGGATTTGCAGGGGAATACGCTGGGTTCTTTGGCTTACCAGGGAACAGATTTGGAAGGCATCAGCTTTGATACAAGAGACT
It contains:
- a CDS encoding SdiA-regulated domain-containing protein, with translation MKSPLLTLFLILNLLACEEQPVTIPDPIIQVETTRHLQGYPIHFTAELPANVNLDDLDFIWGFTDGQTARGIEVSHIYSEPGTYQVVLTIIGEKSSKSNSNMITIEPSLELIESYSLDVDEPSGLSFGLDNRTLWTVSDKSGQVVHLDLQGNTLGSLAYQGTDLEGISFDTRDSTLWLVSENQATLIHIDTNGVELGSQWIAGVSDGSGLEGIALDPVHSRIFMIKEKDFSALLILDDSLETQTYQRIGFAPDYSGLYYSNMNDKLWMLSHEASSIYLTDTSGTLLETYAFFMEQPEGVVFDEVDSIFYIVDDATEKLHLYSFWE